The proteins below are encoded in one region of Corynebacterium felinum:
- the guaB gene encoding IMP dehydrogenase: MTQQRVSTGGDDPNKVALVGLTFDDVLLLPAASDVIPSEVTTTTQLTRNIKLNIPIVSAAMDTVTESRMAIAMAREGGMGVLHRNLSTEDQAAHVEIVKRSESGMVTDPATCTPDMTIAEVDALCAKYRISGLPVVDAEGKLMGICTNRDMRFEPDFSRKVSEIMTPMPLCVAPEGVSKEEALKLLSANKVEKLPIVNAEGKLTGLITVKDFVKTEQHPNAAKDSSGRLLVGAGIGVGEESFLRAGALVDAGVDVLVVDSAHAHSRGVLEMVAKVKKEFGDRVDVIGGNLATREAARDMIAAGADAIKVGIGPGSICTTRVVAGVGAPQITAIMEASVPAHAAGVPIIADGGMQFSGDIAKAIAAGASTVMLGSMLAGTAESPGDVVVVGGKQYKRYRGMGSMGAMQGRGLSGEKRSFSKDRYFQADVKSEDKLVPEGIEGQVPFRGPIEAITHQLVGGLRAAMGYTGSTHITDLQKARFVQITSAGLRESHPHHIQQTVEAPNYH, encoded by the coding sequence ATGACGCAGCAGCGCGTTTCCACTGGCGGCGACGATCCAAATAAGGTGGCCCTTGTCGGCCTGACCTTTGACGATGTTCTTCTTCTGCCCGCCGCTTCCGATGTGATTCCCTCTGAGGTGACCACGACGACTCAGCTGACTCGCAACATCAAGCTCAACATCCCCATTGTGTCCGCTGCGATGGATACTGTGACGGAATCGCGCATGGCGATCGCCATGGCGCGTGAGGGTGGCATGGGTGTGTTGCACCGTAACTTGTCCACGGAGGATCAGGCTGCGCATGTGGAGATTGTCAAGCGCTCCGAATCCGGTATGGTCACTGACCCTGCTACCTGTACTCCTGATATGACGATTGCGGAAGTTGATGCGCTGTGCGCGAAGTACCGCATTTCCGGTTTGCCTGTGGTTGATGCTGAGGGCAAGCTGATGGGTATTTGCACGAACCGTGACATGCGTTTCGAGCCCGATTTTAGCCGTAAGGTTTCTGAGATCATGACCCCAATGCCACTGTGTGTGGCACCTGAGGGTGTGTCGAAGGAAGAGGCGTTGAAGCTGCTGTCTGCTAATAAGGTGGAGAAGCTGCCGATCGTGAATGCTGAGGGCAAGCTGACCGGCCTGATCACCGTGAAGGACTTTGTTAAGACTGAGCAGCACCCGAACGCGGCGAAGGATTCCTCCGGCCGCCTGCTGGTGGGCGCTGGTATTGGTGTGGGCGAGGAGTCCTTCTTGCGTGCTGGTGCGCTTGTCGACGCCGGTGTTGATGTTCTCGTCGTCGATTCCGCACACGCGCACTCCCGTGGTGTGTTGGAAATGGTTGCGAAGGTGAAGAAGGAATTCGGCGATCGCGTGGATGTGATTGGCGGTAACCTTGCTACTCGTGAGGCTGCTCGCGACATGATTGCCGCTGGTGCCGACGCCATCAAGGTGGGCATTGGGCCTGGTTCTATCTGCACCACTCGTGTTGTTGCTGGTGTGGGTGCCCCACAGATCACCGCGATTATGGAAGCGTCCGTTCCTGCGCACGCTGCTGGTGTTCCTATTATTGCTGATGGTGGCATGCAGTTCTCTGGCGATATTGCCAAGGCTATCGCTGCCGGTGCTTCCACTGTGATGCTTGGTTCCATGCTGGCTGGTACTGCTGAATCCCCAGGTGACGTTGTTGTGGTTGGCGGTAAGCAGTATAAGCGCTACCGTGGCATGGGTTCGATGGGTGCGATGCAGGGTCGTGGCCTGTCCGGTGAGAAGCGTTCCTTCTCCAAGGACCGCTACTTCCAAGCTGACGTGAAGAGCGAAGACAAGCTGGTCCCGGAGGGCATTGAGGGGCAGGTTCCTTTCCGCGGACCTATCGAGGCGATCACTCACCAGTTGGTCGGTGGTCTGCGTGCCGCTATGGGTTACACCGGTTCGACTCACATTACTGATTTGCAGAAGGCTCGTTTCGTGCAGATCACCTCTGCTGGTTTGCGTGAGTCTCACCCTCACCACATTCAGCAGACTGTGGAAGCTCCGAACTACCACTAA
- a CDS encoding GuaB3 family IMP dehydrogenase-related protein, with protein sequence MRDYIEIGIGREARRTYSLTNVRVQPARRTRSSKDVDTSWHIDAYSFKIPVVSHPTDALGSPEFVIEMDRLGGLGVINAEGLLARHADFDQAIAEFAAANLGEDGEYVLPSASIAKLQELHAAPIDLDLLTERIQQVRASGATVAVRVSPQRARELAPIVIKAGAELLFIQGAVVSAEHVAAEGEPLNLKEFISTLEIPVVVGGVHDYTTALHLMRTGAVGVIVGSGVNTAESLAIQPSMATAIADVAAARRDYLDETGGRYVHILADGEIYNTGNMIAAIACGADAVILGSPLAAAAEAPGQGFYWPSTLGHPRFPRGIVDVVHDSFLGPRPRLEQILHGPSQDPFGAQNFVGGLRRAVAKCGYEDLKSFQRVDLSIEL encoded by the coding sequence ATGCGTGATTACATTGAAATCGGTATCGGGCGTGAGGCTCGCCGGACCTATTCCCTCACCAATGTGCGGGTCCAGCCTGCCCGCCGCACTCGCTCATCCAAGGACGTAGATACCTCCTGGCACATTGACGCATATTCCTTCAAAATCCCTGTGGTCAGCCACCCAACTGATGCGCTGGGTAGCCCAGAGTTCGTCATCGAGATGGATCGCCTCGGTGGTCTTGGTGTGATCAATGCGGAAGGTTTGCTTGCCCGCCACGCTGATTTCGACCAGGCGATTGCTGAGTTTGCCGCCGCGAACCTGGGCGAGGATGGTGAGTATGTGTTGCCGTCGGCAAGCATTGCGAAGTTGCAGGAGCTGCACGCCGCACCGATCGACCTCGACCTTTTGACCGAGCGTATTCAGCAAGTGCGTGCTTCCGGCGCGACTGTGGCTGTGCGTGTCTCCCCGCAGCGTGCCCGCGAGCTTGCGCCGATTGTGATCAAGGCGGGTGCGGAGCTGCTGTTCATTCAGGGTGCCGTGGTGTCTGCTGAGCACGTTGCCGCTGAGGGTGAGCCGCTGAACTTGAAGGAGTTCATCTCTACTCTCGAAATCCCTGTTGTTGTTGGTGGTGTGCATGATTACACCACTGCGTTGCACTTGATGCGCACCGGCGCGGTTGGTGTGATTGTCGGTTCGGGTGTTAATACTGCGGAGTCGCTGGCAATTCAGCCGTCGATGGCTACCGCTATTGCGGATGTTGCTGCTGCCCGCCGCGATTACTTGGATGAAACTGGTGGGCGCTACGTGCATATTCTTGCCGACGGCGAAATCTACAACACCGGCAACATGATCGCCGCCATCGCCTGCGGTGCCGACGCCGTGATCCTGGGCTCCCCACTTGCCGCTGCTGCTGAGGCACCAGGTCAAGGCTTTTACTGGCCATCGACTCTGGGGCATCCTCGTTTCCCACGCGGCATTGTGGATGTGGTGCATGATAGCTTCCTTGGGCCACGCCCACGCTTGGAGCAGATTTTGCACGGGCCTTCCCAGGACCCGTTCGGTGCCCAGAATTTTGTTGGCGGGCTGCGTCGCGCGGTAGCAAAGTGCGGCTATGAGGATCTGAAGAGCTTCCAGAGGGTGGATTTGTCCATCGAGCTCTAA
- a CDS encoding EamA family transporter encodes MNLTSRLNPFTGVALVIGASSTLQFGNALATHLFPILGTWSTSFTRFFIASLILLALTRPKLHTWNRTQWTYGLGFGIVVGLMNGFFYTAISRIPLSTAVTIEFLGPLTLAAVLSRNSRDISWVLLALAGVSMLGLRTFLGLGSLDIIGVAAAFGAATFWAIYIVLGTRVGAHIPGTQGLAVALFIGALTLAPFGAPGATAVLFDARLLLLVIGTAVLSSLIPFTLEFMALKRIPNSTFSILMSLEPAIAAVAGIIVLNQKLSILGIIAIACVITASVGSTLSTMKKKSVIVDQG; translated from the coding sequence ATGAACCTCACCTCCCGCCTGAACCCCTTCACTGGGGTCGCGCTGGTCATCGGCGCAAGCTCCACCCTCCAATTCGGCAACGCGCTCGCCACCCACCTCTTCCCCATCCTCGGCACCTGGTCCACATCCTTCACCCGCTTTTTCATCGCCTCTCTCATCCTCCTTGCGCTCACCCGCCCGAAACTACACACCTGGAACCGCACACAGTGGACCTACGGGCTTGGCTTCGGCATCGTCGTCGGGCTGATGAACGGCTTTTTCTACACCGCCATCTCCCGCATCCCGCTGAGCACCGCCGTCACCATCGAATTCCTCGGACCACTGACTCTCGCCGCAGTGCTTTCGCGCAACAGCCGCGATATCAGCTGGGTACTGCTCGCCCTCGCCGGGGTGAGCATGCTCGGATTGCGCACCTTCCTTGGGCTGGGCAGCCTCGATATCATCGGTGTGGCAGCCGCGTTCGGTGCCGCCACATTCTGGGCGATCTACATCGTGCTCGGCACCCGCGTCGGCGCACACATTCCCGGCACCCAAGGCCTTGCCGTAGCCCTGTTCATCGGTGCGCTCACGCTCGCCCCCTTCGGCGCGCCCGGGGCAACAGCTGTGCTTTTCGACGCCCGCCTCCTCCTTCTTGTCATCGGCACCGCTGTCCTTTCCTCACTGATCCCCTTCACCTTGGAATTTATGGCGCTGAAACGAATCCCCAATTCCACATTCAGCATCCTCATGTCGCTCGAACCCGCCATCGCCGCAGTTGCCGGAATAATTGTGCTCAATCAAAAACTCAGCATCCTCGGCATCATCGCCATTGCCTGCGTGATCACAGCATCAGTGGGCAGCACCCTGTCCACCATGAAGAAAAAATCTGTCATCGTCGACCAAGGCTAA
- a CDS encoding ABC transporter ATP-binding protein translates to MNFLLEMKNVSYRYRLKNETVVALKDFSFALSPGEMVALMGPSGSGKSTALLIAALLRPDYTGELLIGGKPVPSSERDKAVLRHSFFGCVFQHYAVIEDAPVWENVALPLEYAPRRLSRRQRRRRAVEELAKYGIEDLADRQVARLSGGQRQRVAIARATINDPQVIVADEPTAALDEVACDTIMRVFGAVRDHHRGIVIATHDPRVAQQCDRIVYLRSS, encoded by the coding sequence GTGAATTTTCTGTTGGAGATGAAAAATGTGAGCTACCGGTACCGTTTAAAAAATGAAACGGTAGTGGCGTTGAAGGATTTTTCTTTCGCGTTGTCTCCTGGGGAGATGGTTGCGCTGATGGGTCCTTCGGGTTCGGGTAAATCAACGGCGCTTCTTATCGCTGCACTGTTGCGTCCGGATTATACTGGTGAGCTGCTTATTGGTGGAAAGCCGGTGCCGAGTTCGGAAAGGGACAAGGCGGTGTTGCGTCATTCGTTTTTTGGTTGTGTTTTTCAGCATTATGCGGTGATTGAGGATGCGCCTGTGTGGGAAAATGTTGCTCTCCCGCTGGAGTATGCTCCGCGTAGGTTGTCGCGGCGGCAGCGTCGTCGGCGCGCTGTAGAGGAGTTAGCGAAGTACGGTATTGAGGATCTAGCGGATCGGCAGGTTGCGCGGTTGTCGGGTGGGCAGCGTCAGCGCGTGGCTATTGCGCGTGCAACGATTAATGATCCGCAGGTGATTGTGGCGGATGAGCCTACGGCGGCGTTGGATGAGGTTGCTTGCGATACGATCATGCGGGTTTTTGGTGCTGTGCGTGATCATCATCGTGGCATTGTGATTGCTACGCATGATCCGCGGGTGGCTCAACAGTGTGACAGGATTGTTTATCTGCGCTCTTCTTGA
- a CDS encoding EamA family transporter: protein MKTPSLLHSPFMGIFCVLGSVCSLQFGAAYATTLFPHVGPFATTSLRLSIAGLVILAITRPTLTAWSKQQWIYIIRFGIAMGLMNTFFYAGIDKLPLGTAVTIEFIGPLTLAALLSKNLKDYLWVTLALLGIGLFGLEALTSTHSLNLHGVAFILAAAFFWALYILTSATVGAHVPGTGGLGIAMLIGALPTMPAALAHTPDFITTPTLFTTAFGTALFGSLIPYSLEFYALKILPSHTFGILMSLEPAAAATLGFLLLNQPISSHGTLAIACVMSASIGTTLSARARRKNTNPTSTASKRD from the coding sequence ATGAAAACCCCCAGCCTGCTGCACTCCCCCTTCATGGGAATCTTCTGCGTGCTTGGTTCCGTATGCTCCCTCCAATTCGGGGCCGCATACGCCACCACCCTATTCCCACACGTAGGCCCCTTCGCCACCACCTCGCTGCGTCTGAGCATCGCTGGGCTCGTCATCCTCGCCATCACCCGCCCCACACTCACCGCATGGTCAAAACAACAATGGATCTACATCATCCGCTTCGGCATCGCCATGGGACTGATGAACACATTCTTCTACGCCGGCATCGACAAACTCCCCCTCGGCACCGCTGTCACCATTGAATTCATCGGCCCCCTCACCCTCGCTGCACTCCTATCCAAAAACCTCAAAGACTACCTATGGGTCACCCTCGCCCTACTTGGCATCGGACTATTCGGACTCGAAGCACTCACCTCCACCCACTCCCTCAACCTCCACGGCGTCGCATTCATCCTCGCCGCCGCCTTCTTCTGGGCACTCTACATTCTCACCTCCGCCACCGTCGGCGCCCACGTACCTGGCACCGGCGGGCTCGGCATAGCCATGCTCATCGGCGCACTCCCCACCATGCCCGCCGCACTCGCCCACACCCCCGACTTCATCACCACCCCCACACTTTTCACCACCGCATTTGGCACCGCCCTCTTCGGCTCTTTAATCCCCTACTCCCTCGAATTCTACGCACTCAAAATCCTCCCCTCCCACACCTTCGGCATCCTCATGTCACTCGAACCAGCCGCAGCCGCCACCCTCGGATTCCTCCTACTCAACCAACCCATCTCCAGCCACGGCACCCTCGCCATCGCCTGCGTCATGTCCGCATCCATCGGCACCACCCTAAGCGCACGAGCACGCCGCAAAAACACCAACCCCACATCCACCGCAAGCAAACGGGATTGA
- a CDS encoding LysR family transcriptional regulator translates to MARVHRANLHNLNRLRMLCELRRLKTMSEVAQVFLMTHSAVSQQLSQLEKEVGYKLLEKDGRGVRLNDRGEILADYAGKILALADEAQAALKDRRDVTGVLKVATFQSALVGLVPDTLRVLDSEYPDLHLECVQCDVSDGIAELLSHRVDIVIGEELPFAPTIDSPSIHRLDLYREPMVLAAPAHGRWRFPGSFEQLAASRFLLNPAGTIAGHWERNFCLAQGFVPTVVVESPDPLVQLNLVRQGVGVALLPSLVLGSVEGLDNVDIIPLPGNPQRVLFTAVRIGREDHPAIHALRRALHAARP, encoded by the coding sequence GTGGCGCGTGTGCATCGGGCGAATCTTCACAATCTCAACCGGCTGCGCATGTTGTGTGAGCTGAGGCGTTTAAAAACGATGAGCGAAGTTGCCCAAGTTTTTCTCATGACCCACTCGGCGGTCTCCCAGCAACTATCGCAGCTGGAGAAAGAAGTCGGCTACAAGCTGTTGGAAAAAGATGGGCGCGGGGTGCGGTTGAATGACCGGGGTGAGATTCTTGCCGATTACGCTGGGAAAATTCTTGCTCTTGCCGATGAGGCGCAAGCCGCGCTGAAGGATCGCCGGGATGTTACTGGTGTGCTGAAAGTGGCGACTTTCCAATCCGCGCTGGTCGGGCTGGTGCCCGACACGTTGCGTGTGCTTGATTCTGAATACCCTGACCTGCATCTTGAGTGTGTTCAGTGCGATGTTTCGGATGGTATTGCGGAGCTTTTGAGTCACCGCGTCGATATTGTTATCGGTGAAGAATTGCCGTTTGCGCCCACCATTGATAGTCCCAGCATTCACCGGCTTGATCTCTACCGCGAACCCATGGTTCTTGCTGCCCCCGCGCACGGTCGGTGGCGTTTCCCGGGCAGCTTTGAGCAGCTTGCTGCAAGCAGATTTTTGCTTAACCCTGCCGGCACTATTGCTGGGCATTGGGAGCGAAACTTTTGCCTCGCCCAAGGCTTCGTGCCCACCGTGGTGGTGGAATCGCCGGACCCTTTGGTGCAGCTTAATCTTGTGCGCCAAGGAGTAGGGGTGGCGTTGCTGCCGTCGCTTGTGCTTGGTTCGGTGGAAGGTCTGGATAACGTGGATATCATTCCGCTGCCTGGTAATCCCCAGCGTGTGCTGTTTACTGCGGTGCGGATTGGGCGCGAAGACCATCCCGCAATCCACGCTTTACGACGCGCACTCCATGCAGCCCGCCCCTAA
- a CDS encoding ATP-binding protein, with translation MKNPFRPSFGLNPNILAGRAGLLRGFSLAFAEGIGAPLRVSLLSGPRGTGKTVMLHHIESLAREQGWIVLRAFPRAGMIDNLIDPTIANALAELDTTSIPLTRRISGVSVGGFSLNTEMVTAPQSRKTLNTQLRALSHAVSKHGAGILISLDEVQSAQVEELAELATAIQDLIRDECDIAFAAAGLPEGIYALLDHPGTTFLRRAEHIQLGKLSSEDVKTSFVETITSAGREVTKDAVEEATRIIRGYPYLLQVVGSLAWAAASLENSTTVELSHVHSIADDAQLRMKTHVHQPALRKVPESQRNFLHAMAEVADGETARIKDIAQHLNTTTSALSARRRALLESGIITAPKRGELEFSLPYLKEYLQSDY, from the coding sequence GTGAAGAATCCTTTTCGTCCAAGCTTTGGCCTTAACCCCAATATTCTCGCAGGTCGGGCAGGATTGTTGCGCGGTTTTTCTCTCGCCTTTGCTGAGGGGATTGGTGCGCCGTTGCGAGTTTCCCTTCTTTCTGGCCCGAGGGGAACGGGGAAAACGGTGATGCTTCATCACATTGAGTCACTGGCTCGGGAACAAGGGTGGATTGTGCTGCGCGCCTTTCCGCGCGCGGGCATGATCGACAATCTTATCGACCCCACGATAGCTAACGCGCTCGCGGAACTCGACACCACCAGCATCCCTTTGACACGGCGGATTTCGGGTGTGTCCGTTGGAGGTTTTTCACTGAACACTGAAATGGTCACCGCACCGCAGTCACGAAAAACGCTCAATACGCAGCTTCGTGCACTTAGCCACGCAGTATCTAAGCACGGTGCAGGAATCCTCATTTCGCTTGACGAAGTGCAATCTGCTCAGGTTGAGGAACTTGCAGAGCTTGCCACAGCTATCCAGGACCTTATCCGCGATGAATGCGACATTGCCTTCGCCGCCGCAGGGCTGCCTGAAGGGATATATGCGCTCCTCGACCACCCTGGAACCACCTTCCTCAGGCGTGCGGAACACATTCAGCTGGGGAAACTGTCGAGTGAAGATGTGAAAACCTCCTTCGTGGAAACCATTACGTCAGCTGGACGTGAAGTGACGAAGGACGCTGTCGAAGAAGCGACACGAATCATACGCGGCTACCCCTACCTTCTTCAGGTGGTGGGCTCATTAGCGTGGGCTGCAGCCAGCCTCGAAAACTCCACCACAGTCGAGCTTTCCCACGTACACTCAATTGCGGATGACGCCCAATTGCGTATGAAAACCCATGTACACCAGCCGGCACTGCGAAAAGTGCCAGAGAGTCAGCGCAACTTCCTTCACGCTATGGCGGAAGTGGCAGACGGGGAGACAGCCCGCATTAAAGACATTGCGCAACACCTCAATACCACGACCAGTGCGCTTTCCGCTCGCCGTCGCGCACTACTGGAATCGGGGATCATCACCGCCCCGAAACGTGGCGAGCTAGAATTCAGCCTCCCCTATTTGAAGGAGTACCTTCAAAGTGACTACTAG
- a CDS encoding DUF3024 domain-containing protein has protein sequence MAIPEDDLDRINRWCESCVPEEYWDQVKVEADIAERHVTIVEVRPLWTGEGEYVRFPIARLRYTKSTGLWSLYWRDRNLKFHKYDIEPTATVGTLLDHIGNSGDPIFFG, from the coding sequence ATGGCTATACCTGAAGATGATCTTGACCGTATTAATCGCTGGTGTGAGTCCTGTGTACCAGAAGAATACTGGGATCAGGTCAAAGTCGAAGCGGACATCGCTGAACGTCACGTCACCATTGTTGAAGTTCGTCCGCTATGGACCGGCGAAGGTGAATATGTGCGCTTCCCAATCGCGCGACTGCGCTACACGAAATCAACTGGGCTGTGGAGCCTGTACTGGCGCGATAGGAACTTGAAGTTTCACAAATATGACATTGAGCCTACCGCCACGGTCGGCACCCTCCTTGACCACATTGGAAACAGTGGCGATCCGATCTTCTTTGGCTAA
- a CDS encoding AAA family ATPase, translating to MAIHITEEFKNALDLMHAGKNVLITGKAGTGKSTLLREYLKATDGSNILVTAPTGVAALNINGFTIHKAFGFRPGMFPDDLKQGGKWYPSAQVKDVLRAIDVLVVDEISMVRADLFDMMNIALQKIRKNKRAFGGVQVIMVGDLLQLPPVVNDDVAQLFTTVWKSPFFFSAHCYPDLDLHDVNLTSVWRQTDIQFIEVLNEIREGSVGNEALAILNSLVDPNFQAPHDWVTLTSRNRAVQKINSERINELPSKKFVSLATFTGEADAKTFNGSETLEYAVGSRVMTAINDPQGRFVNGSFGTITHATDDVVTVLIDDNQQSVELKPHTWKVNRPTMDNGVLSSEVIGEATQFPFILAWAITIHKSQGKTISKLFIDLRGGTAEDGQFYVAVSRAVDLQHLRFSIPVEERHIRANNALVRKTRREVSKLTHTNRIVLISFDGVSFGVSQHIAQIHAVIYEGRKRVAEFGSWINPAADLGSFGIEKDIPAGGLAMAPTLGDFWPLLLRQAQGGIVVGDRLSMFENAVRHQEKGMRIGLGVGYEAEDFKVNITTDDVVSRCEQLAQAYEGGMITPSRGEVVPVPSLTQEGAVFIPSWAPDTPMVLDQTFATDSDNAWAAMSGAKVRPQSFTEVEECAELLSSWAISRGVWTADMQEDIHRRVGWITNESVILPDVVDTEMDCASLFAAGTRVAFTGLQHLLGAAVNDDRLKEVCQDRGLIYKSGVSRTQCDVLVARDPASMSRKAKNAREFGKPIVAQEDFEQWYECSPVPNVTPAIAVTALEDLPVMQEDAAKEVAPQRLSAQAVEEPNANEYNMVSAESALTKGVRVAFRGPVIVDRQRYTHGSELQGLCTQLGLEYKQAISKTRCDVLVTDTVHGSDGKLRLALLYGTQVVTAHDFSQWAERTRAQQTPDILIPPVPVIDPLPTPLPKSLPKPVSTPVPKPPIVVDVPAPESLDSEKKVWSESYLIETAPEPVVLENIRIQGPSVQSRHSSSPYDFAEVPLPVSPVGAQWAQAPTGPVPNRAVRGVLFAVAIHVVTFIGMIVGAVAESDVMLGISMILWILAWPALITFSVLAIIHKVRHRRARK from the coding sequence ATGGCAATTCATATCACCGAAGAATTTAAAAATGCGCTTGACCTGATGCATGCGGGAAAGAACGTCTTAATCACCGGTAAAGCAGGCACAGGCAAATCTACACTCCTTCGCGAATACTTAAAAGCCACTGATGGAAGTAACATACTTGTAACTGCACCTACAGGTGTTGCCGCCCTTAATATCAACGGATTCACTATCCACAAAGCATTTGGTTTCCGTCCAGGAATGTTCCCCGATGATCTCAAGCAAGGCGGAAAGTGGTACCCGAGTGCGCAGGTCAAAGACGTTCTGCGCGCCATTGATGTTCTCGTCGTCGACGAAATCTCAATGGTGAGGGCTGATCTTTTCGACATGATGAACATCGCCCTGCAAAAAATTCGGAAAAATAAGCGTGCCTTTGGCGGCGTGCAAGTGATTATGGTCGGTGATCTGCTGCAGCTCCCACCCGTCGTCAATGACGACGTTGCACAACTCTTCACCACAGTATGGAAGAGCCCCTTTTTCTTCTCAGCTCATTGTTATCCCGACCTTGACTTGCACGATGTAAATCTCACCAGTGTGTGGCGTCAGACCGATATTCAATTCATTGAGGTGCTCAACGAAATCCGTGAAGGTTCGGTGGGTAATGAAGCACTGGCTATTCTCAACAGCCTTGTCGACCCAAACTTCCAAGCACCACACGACTGGGTTACGCTGACCTCACGCAATCGTGCAGTGCAAAAGATTAACTCTGAACGTATTAATGAACTTCCGAGCAAGAAATTTGTATCTTTAGCTACCTTTACAGGTGAAGCCGATGCCAAAACTTTCAACGGCTCAGAAACACTAGAGTATGCAGTCGGGTCTCGTGTTATGACAGCGATCAACGACCCTCAAGGGCGATTCGTCAACGGCAGCTTCGGCACAATTACACACGCGACAGACGACGTTGTGACCGTGCTGATTGATGACAATCAACAAAGCGTGGAATTGAAACCTCACACATGGAAAGTCAATCGACCTACCATGGACAATGGCGTTCTTTCCAGCGAAGTCATTGGTGAAGCCACACAATTTCCCTTCATCCTGGCGTGGGCAATTACCATCCACAAAAGCCAAGGAAAAACAATCTCCAAGCTGTTCATTGACCTGCGAGGTGGGACAGCAGAAGATGGGCAATTCTACGTAGCTGTCTCTCGCGCAGTGGATTTGCAACACCTACGATTCAGTATTCCTGTGGAAGAACGCCACATCCGCGCCAATAATGCGCTGGTGAGAAAGACCCGTCGTGAAGTCAGCAAACTTACACACACGAATCGCATCGTCTTGATTTCTTTCGATGGCGTTTCTTTCGGAGTAAGCCAACACATTGCTCAGATTCATGCAGTCATTTATGAAGGCAGAAAACGAGTAGCAGAGTTCGGTTCATGGATTAATCCCGCGGCAGACCTCGGAAGTTTCGGTATAGAAAAAGATATTCCTGCTGGTGGGTTAGCGATGGCACCTACACTCGGTGATTTTTGGCCCCTCCTGCTGCGCCAAGCTCAAGGCGGCATCGTGGTTGGGGATCGTCTATCCATGTTTGAAAATGCGGTGAGGCATCAAGAAAAAGGAATGCGCATTGGTCTTGGTGTCGGCTACGAAGCTGAAGATTTCAAGGTCAACATCACAACTGACGACGTCGTTTCGCGCTGTGAGCAACTAGCCCAGGCATATGAAGGTGGCATGATCACGCCGTCGCGTGGCGAAGTCGTGCCAGTACCTTCACTTACTCAGGAAGGTGCCGTATTCATCCCATCGTGGGCCCCAGATACCCCCATGGTGTTGGATCAAACATTTGCCACAGATTCTGACAACGCATGGGCGGCGATGTCGGGGGCGAAAGTGAGGCCTCAAAGCTTCACGGAGGTAGAAGAATGTGCTGAACTTCTGTCCTCGTGGGCGATTTCACGTGGCGTGTGGACTGCTGACATGCAAGAAGATATTCATCGTCGTGTGGGATGGATTACTAACGAGTCAGTGATCTTGCCTGATGTTGTTGATACTGAAATGGATTGTGCATCCTTGTTTGCTGCAGGCACGCGGGTGGCTTTCACAGGATTACAGCATCTTTTGGGTGCTGCTGTGAATGACGATCGGCTTAAAGAGGTCTGCCAGGACCGTGGGTTGATATATAAGTCTGGTGTTTCGCGTACCCAATGTGATGTTCTTGTTGCTCGTGACCCGGCATCGATGTCACGAAAAGCCAAAAATGCCCGCGAATTCGGCAAACCAATTGTGGCACAGGAAGATTTTGAGCAATGGTATGAGTGTTCTCCAGTACCCAACGTAACCCCAGCTATTGCAGTTACTGCCTTGGAAGATCTTCCAGTTATGCAGGAAGATGCTGCTAAAGAAGTTGCGCCCCAAAGGCTTTCTGCCCAAGCGGTAGAAGAACCAAATGCCAACGAGTACAACATGGTATCTGCTGAGAGCGCGCTTACTAAAGGTGTGCGTGTCGCCTTTCGTGGTCCGGTGATTGTTGATAGACAGCGCTATACGCACGGCTCAGAACTACAAGGTTTATGTACACAATTGGGGCTTGAGTATAAGCAAGCGATCTCGAAAACACGCTGTGATGTTTTGGTCACCGACACTGTGCATGGAAGTGACGGAAAACTTCGACTAGCGCTTTTGTATGGAACGCAAGTTGTGACTGCTCACGACTTTTCCCAGTGGGCTGAGCGTACACGTGCCCAACAAACTCCAGATATTCTTATTCCCCCTGTCCCTGTGATCGACCCGCTGCCAACACCTTTGCCAAAATCACTTCCGAAACCGGTGTCAACACCGGTGCCTAAACCCCCAATCGTGGTTGACGTGCCTGCACCTGAATCATTAGATAGTGAGAAAAAGGTGTGGTCGGAAAGCTATTTAATAGAGACCGCGCCAGAACCTGTTGTGTTGGAGAACATTCGGATTCAAGGGCCTTCTGTGCAGTCAAGGCATTCAAGTAGCCCTTATGACTTTGCGGAGGTTCCACTTCCTGTAAGTCCCGTCGGTGCTCAGTGGGCGCAGGCGCCTACGGGTCCTGTTCCCAATAGAGCAGTACGGGGTGTCCTTTTTGCTGTGGCGATCCATGTCGTGACATTTATTGGAATGATTGTTGGCGCGGTTGCGGAATCTGATGTGATGTTGGGCATTTCAATGATTCTATGGATTTTGGCGTGGCCAGCGTTGATTACCTTTAGTGTGCTTGCGATTATTCACAAAGTTCGGCATAGGCGTGCCCGCAAGTGA